A window of Tautonia plasticadhaerens contains these coding sequences:
- the tsf gene encoding translation elongation factor Ts, with protein MAEITAQAVNEFRKRTGLGLMECKKLLQEAGGEMAKAETLAKERGMAKAAGRAGRTASAGRVEVAISDDGRVGAMVELNCETDFVARNDDFRKAAATLADLVLQGSGTGPIDVAGLSGQAVGGAGKSLSDFLLDLNSRTGENVQFTRAARLSLDGPGRVDAYVHHDNKSGAMVSLRCPDDATAGSEAVIALAKDLALQVVATRPIAARREEVSADAVAEQKRIFVAQAEDKPENIREKIAEGKLNSWYGEIVLVDQVFVKDPSNKVSDVIKATGPGIELGHFARLAVGEAPE; from the coding sequence ATGGCCGAGATCACGGCCCAGGCCGTCAACGAGTTCCGCAAGCGCACCGGATTGGGCCTGATGGAGTGCAAGAAGCTCCTCCAGGAGGCCGGCGGCGAGATGGCCAAGGCCGAGACCCTGGCCAAGGAACGCGGCATGGCCAAGGCCGCCGGCCGGGCCGGGCGCACCGCCTCCGCCGGCCGGGTCGAGGTGGCCATCTCCGACGACGGCCGTGTCGGCGCCATGGTCGAGCTTAATTGCGAGACCGACTTCGTCGCCCGCAACGACGACTTCCGCAAGGCGGCCGCCACGCTGGCCGACCTCGTCCTTCAGGGCTCCGGGACCGGCCCGATCGACGTCGCCGGCCTCTCCGGCCAGGCCGTCGGCGGCGCCGGCAAGTCCCTCTCCGACTTCCTCCTCGACCTGAACTCCCGGACCGGCGAGAACGTCCAGTTCACCCGGGCCGCCCGGCTGTCGCTCGACGGCCCGGGCCGGGTCGACGCCTACGTCCACCACGACAACAAGTCCGGCGCCATGGTCTCGCTCCGCTGCCCCGACGACGCCACCGCCGGCAGCGAGGCCGTCATCGCCCTGGCCAAGGACCTGGCCCTGCAGGTCGTCGCCACCCGGCCGATCGCCGCCCGCCGCGAGGAAGTCTCGGCCGACGCCGTCGCCGAGCAGAAGCGGATCTTCGTCGCCCAGGCCGAGGACAAGCCCGAGAACATCCGCGAGAAGATCGCGGAGGGCAAGCTCAACTCCTGGTACGGCGAGATCGTCCTGGTCGACCAGGTCTTCGTCAAGGACCCCTCGAACAAGGTCAGCGACGTGATCAAGGCCACCGGGCCCGGCATCGAGCTGGGCCACTTCGCCCGACTCGCCGTGGGCGAGGCCCCCGAGTAA
- the pyrH gene encoding UMP kinase, giving the protein MDPAPSAESSSQFRRVLLKLSGESFSRPGETGINPDEVSKIAEQAARVARKGIELAIVVGGGNILRGATLARGSGVIKETTGHYMGMMATVINGLALQDALEGLGCETRLMTPIRMEEVAEPYIRRRALTHLTRGRVIILAAGTGSPFVTTDTAAALRGKELEVDVVLKATRVDGVYSADPEKNPHAALYESLAFDRVMREDLKVMDGAAIGMCRDNGLPIIVFNYKREGNIERVVAGELIGTWVSDRPRPASRPIEAGQPGPSPAQ; this is encoded by the coding sequence ATGGACCCGGCCCCATCGGCTGAATCGTCCTCCCAGTTCCGCCGGGTGCTCCTGAAGCTCTCGGGGGAGAGCTTCAGCCGACCCGGGGAGACCGGGATCAACCCCGACGAGGTCAGCAAGATCGCCGAGCAGGCCGCCCGGGTGGCCCGCAAGGGGATCGAGCTGGCCATCGTCGTCGGCGGCGGGAACATCCTCCGGGGGGCGACGCTGGCCCGGGGATCGGGGGTGATCAAGGAGACCACCGGGCATTACATGGGGATGATGGCCACCGTCATCAACGGACTGGCCCTGCAAGACGCCCTGGAGGGCCTCGGCTGCGAGACCCGGCTGATGACGCCGATCCGCATGGAGGAGGTCGCCGAGCCCTACATCCGGCGCCGGGCGTTGACCCACCTCACCCGGGGTCGCGTGATCATCCTCGCCGCCGGCACCGGCAGCCCGTTCGTCACCACCGACACCGCCGCCGCCCTGCGGGGCAAGGAGCTGGAGGTCGACGTGGTCCTCAAGGCGACCCGGGTCGACGGCGTCTATTCGGCCGACCCCGAGAAGAACCCCCACGCCGCCCTCTACGAGTCGCTGGCGTTCGACCGGGTGATGCGCGAGGACCTCAAGGTCATGGACGGCGCCGCCATCGGCATGTGCCGGGACAACGGCCTGCCGATCATCGTCTTCAATTACAAGCGGGAGGGGAACATCGAGCGGGTCGTGGCCGGGGAGCTGATCGGCACCTGGGTCAGCGACCGCCCCCGGCCGGCCTCCCGGCCGATCGAGGCTGGCCAGCCGGGCCCCTCACCGGCACAATGA
- the rpsB gene encoding 30S ribosomal protein S2 — protein MAIAVKDLIEAGVHYGHRASRWNPKMKPYIYGKRNLIHIIDLKETVRGLLRAVKYFNRVASGGGLILFVGTKRQAVDIVVEHAQQCGMPFVTERWLGGTLTNFQTIRSRLDRLDELEQTLGSDMALTYSKKALSTLNRERRKISRNLEGIRHMTRKPEAMFVIDPHREKIAVSEARKLGVKVVALMDTDCDPDVVDLPIPGNDDSMRAIELILGRLTQAIIDGKAAAPPEAQRPEPGPGGPRGRGDRRGPAGPGGLAGRGGSAPAGAAGPASDPATQAGGGQSPPVAPPEPGDSAPRPLPAEGPLPEGVQATAPISQPSAGPEPDTGDSAPTPPAEAEPSAAEEQPKPAEG, from the coding sequence GTGGCCATCGCGGTGAAGGACCTGATCGAAGCCGGCGTGCACTACGGCCACCGGGCCAGCCGCTGGAACCCGAAGATGAAGCCGTACATCTACGGCAAGCGGAACCTGATCCACATCATCGACTTGAAGGAGACCGTCCGCGGCCTCCTCCGGGCGGTCAAGTACTTCAACCGCGTCGCCTCGGGCGGCGGACTGATCCTCTTCGTCGGCACCAAGCGGCAGGCCGTCGACATCGTCGTCGAGCACGCCCAGCAGTGCGGCATGCCGTTCGTCACCGAGCGCTGGCTCGGCGGCACCCTGACCAACTTCCAGACGATCCGCAGCCGGCTGGACCGCCTGGACGAGCTGGAGCAGACGCTCGGCAGCGACATGGCGCTGACCTATTCGAAGAAGGCGCTGAGCACCCTGAACCGGGAGCGTCGGAAGATTTCCCGGAACCTGGAGGGCATCCGGCACATGACCCGGAAGCCCGAGGCGATGTTCGTCATCGACCCGCACCGCGAGAAGATCGCGGTGAGCGAGGCGAGGAAGCTCGGCGTCAAGGTCGTCGCCCTGATGGACACCGACTGCGACCCCGACGTCGTCGACCTGCCGATCCCCGGCAACGACGATAGCATGCGGGCCATCGAGCTGATCCTCGGCCGCCTGACCCAGGCGATCATCGACGGCAAGGCCGCCGCCCCCCCCGAGGCCCAGCGCCCCGAGCCCGGCCCCGGCGGCCCCCGGGGCCGGGGAGACCGCCGAGGGCCCGCCGGCCCCGGGGGCCTCGCCGGTCGAGGCGGATCGGCACCGGCCGGGGCGGCCGGCCCGGCCTCCGACCCGGCCACCCAGGCCGGCGGCGGCCAGTCTCCCCCGGTCGCTCCCCCCGAGCCCGGCGACTCCGCCCCCCGTCCCCTGCCGGCCGAGGGCCCTCTGCCCGAGGGCGTGCAGGCGACCGCGCCGATCTCCCAACCCTCGGCCGGCCCCGAGCCCGACACCGGCGACTCCGCTCCGACCCCGCCGGCCGAAGCCGAGCCGTCGGCCGCCGAGGAGCAACCCAAGCCCGCCGAGGGCTGA